The genome window aaaaaaccacaataagcaataataataggatgtctacatTTTGGAAACATTTCTTTATATTCTTTGATATATATCTCACCTCTTCTTTTAGATGGCGTTCTCAGGCCTATTTTGACAAAAGGGTAATATCAATTTTAAAATTATTTGTAAATGTGCATTATGTACAGCGATTTCTTTAAAGTATTGGCATTGGCATATAAAGTACAGTTCCTTACCTGTCCATCGACCAATCCGCCTTGGGGTGAGGGGGGATATGAGGACCCCCAAGCGTCTTTTTGTTgccaatatttttttctttgggAAATACAAAGTGAGACGTGTTAAAGTTTGAAGTTAGTATTTCCTTATCTCTGTCTTtcggtctgtctgtctatctgtctatctaggaAATAGGTAAATGATAACTACCTTCAACATATGAAGCCGCCTGGAAGGGGTGTGCGCCCCCTGCGGTGTGGAAGGACTGCGCGCCCCCTGCGGTGTGGAAGGACTGCGCGTCCCCTGCTTTCTGGAAGGAGTGCGCGGCCTAGAAGCTGAGCGCCAGTGTGAGGACTTCGAGGTTCCCTCATCTGGATCGCCTCCCTGATGCAAGAAGTCAGACACAAATGTCACAGTGATGTACAAAGTGTAATGTCTGGTCTTTGTGTGTGGACGGTAGAGTTAGAAGATTCTATGCAGGGATAGTAAGAAAAGTAATTGTGATGCATTGTATGTCTAGTACATGTGAAGAATTgacaataaaattgacttgaattGGTCTCTTGGAacattttttgtgtgtttgaaaTAGGAACTCAGACTTACAGTGAAGAGGGCCCTCCTTGTTCTCTTCCTACTTCTTTCCTCCTCCTTTTCCTCCTCACTGGAGTCCCCAATAATTTGGGCCCTGGCCTTCCGTTTACAGCCGCCCACCTGCTCCACCTCACTCTCATCCTCTGTCTCCTCTGTCATTTGGATCCCCTCCTCCTCACTGGCATCAGAGTCTTCATCCTCCTCTTCTTCGTCAGAGTCTTCGTCCTCCTCTTCTGCCCGCTCCTCTCCTGACTCCTCGCCCTTCTCCTCTCCTAGCTCCTCGCCCTGCTCCTCTCCTGGCTCCTCACCCTGCGAGTCATTATCCTCCTCCCCTTCTGAGTCATTGTCCTCCTCGTCGCCTGTCATCATGGTCCTCAGGATCGCACTCCGGACCTGGGCAGTGGCTTTGGGGGGCGGGTGCGCCTTATAAAACTTTTTAGACGTCTCGAGGTCGTGGCACATAAGCTGGGCGATCTGTGCCGCCTCCCTCTCGCCAGCTGTCTTGACGGCCTAagaacatacatacacacacacatacatgcatacatataatacaaacatacatacatactgtgaCAGGGACTGTTCTTGTACTCACATGAGTGGCCAATGAGCTCCTTAGAGCGTTAAACGTTGGTGGGGGTGCGGGGAAGCCCAGGTCCAGCCAGGTTCTCTTAAAATCCTCCAAGAGGAGTGGCGCCCTCCCCCCAGCACTACTGGAAAAAAAGGGGCCTTCCCAGCCCTGCAGGTCCTCCCTCCTTTTCATCCAGGTCTTCATCATGCGGTAGACATTGGCGTGCACAGGCACCCTGGCATCGCCAAATGTGCGGCGTGTCTTGTGCTCCTTCACCTGTATGAGGACACGATGAGTAAAACAGACATATTACATTACACTTATCCAAAGGGGCGGTTAAGCCACGGCTGCCCCATATGTCCAATATATGAAAtatattgtttttaaaatatatgAAAGAGCTTTACTAAACACATGAATGGAGATGAAAACATACGTATATCACGTGGCACTGCCCCGCTTCCCGAGCCTCTAGGACATCAGTCCCCCTCATGTTTTTCAACACCGTGATCCTGTGGCCAGTCTCACTAATTATCAGCCCCGCCAGCAGGGCAAGAAATCTCTGAATTTGGGGCCTTTTTTTGGTTGTCACAGCTTTCTCTAAGAAAACGTAAATAAAATATTACAGGAAAAAATATATGCATAAACAATTGTAAGTCATTAACACCCTTATAATTTTGGATATGTAAATGTATGTATAGACTTACTGAAAAATTGGGGCAGGAGCTTGTTGGCCTTTTTAATGAAGTTGCGGTGTACAGCCAAGGGGAGGACATTTTCTGGAATgcagaatagaatagaacagaatagaatagaaatagacaacctttaaCATCATTTCAAAAGTATATTGAGATTTCAAAAGCTTCACGGTACAGTGCACACATGAATAGGACTATATGGGAAATATATCTATTAAATATTAAATGAAATTAATCTATGTTTGCAGTCTACAGATTGGGCCCTGACACAGTAATGACCTTACCGGATTTGTTGCGCCTGACAGATACCACGTGCGACGTCACGCTGCCCCTCAGACTTCGTAGCTCTCTAGAGAGCTCATCTTTGAGACCCTCTATGGATCTCTGTGAGAGCCGGACACCCCCTGGCCACGCCCTTCCCACCCACTTAAGAAAATCCATGGTATCAATAATTTTCTTTTTGACCGTGGTGGGCTTCAGGCCGGATGCAACCCATGTTCTCACAGCtctaaaaaagttaaaaaagacaaTTTTTTGGGATTTGACACAAATGACAACTTCTTTGACACACATGACCACATAAGTGATCATCACAACATTCATTACATTgacattacactttttttttttttatcagaataGATTCAACCTTGTGATTGCTCAGTATAAATACAGGGCAATGAAATACTGTTTACTGCACATTTAACAAAACAGTACTTACTCCCGGATCCTGCTGTGGTCGCGCAGATATAACAGGTCAGCATGTGGCACGCCGCCCACCGCACTGTTAATAAGGAACTGGCGCACCGACTGCACGCGCTGCTGTGTGTTGCTCTGCTCTTTGCATGTGGCATTCTCGGTGGTGATGCGTCCCTTATATTTTGAGAGGAGTATTTCTACAAAAATGCAGCAGGAAGTTAACAATAAATTACATTACCCTTTGCTGACAGTTTTTTCCAATGCGATTTACAGTTATGTACAGTATATTGGTTACAGTCcctggagcaatgtggggttgggtgtcttgctcaagggcacttcagccatggatcgaGGTGTAGGGAGAAGTAGGGGTGGGGTTTGAACCTGCAACTCTCTGATCTTAACTCCACctccctaaccattaggtcacAGCTGCCTCCGTTTAGCAAGGAAATGAATCTTTGGAGAGCTGTGGGGAAAAAAGCATTTAAAAAATATACAAACCATATCCAGGCTCTCCACTGTCATCTTCAGTGGCAGCTTCCCTCCTCTTCTGAAACTTCaccctctttttttcttttttccccataaGGAGCTTGATTTTGCCCCGAAGCAGAATGTTGTTATGGCGGAGGCGCCGGTTTGCCTCTTCCCTTGCCCGACACCCGGGGCATGAGAGGATGGAGCGTCCTTTTGCGGGTGCCGGTGCAGCAGAGGAGGTGGCAGCAGGACCGGCAGGGGCATCACGGGAGGCAGCAGGACCGGCGGGGGCATCACAGGAGGCAGCAGGACCGGTGGGGGCATTGGGGGAGGCGGCAGGACCGGCGGGGGCATCGGGGGAGGCGGCAGGACCGGCGGGGGCATCGGGGGAGGCGGGCAGGATTGGGTCAGCTGGCACCTCCCTGAGATCTTCTTCTGTGATGTCCAGCTGGCTGACCATTGGAAGAACCGGGAAAGTCAACCTCAGAGCCCTGAGGCCATcaagtgcttttttttgtatCCCCTGGTTGTACATGTCCTTCCGTTGTTCAGCCTAATAAAGAATGGTAATAAGTGTGTAGTGATTTAAACAGAATTGTTGTCTCATCTTGTCAGAATTCTTTTGTGTacaattatatttttaaaaagctcAATGTCTCAATGTCATGTTTCTTATGTGTGCGCAAATATCTGTGCAAAAAGCTCACCGTCCAGTTCTTGTGTGACTGGAGGAAATGTTTGTCCAGCCGGACACATTTTATCTGGCACTCCATACAATAGAGTCTTCCTTTCACTCCTctgaagtaaataaagagaaatatAACTTAAACTTAAACTCATAAAAACATATAAAAACATCAAATGCTATTATATCAGACATTGAGTTGATACaatattgttttaaaaaaaaaaaaaaaaacctcaccgcCCGCTCGCGTACAACATTAATAGGTCCAGCTCATCATTGTTTACCACATGATGGCCTTTCCTGAGGTGTTGGCGGAGGTATTTGTGGTCCACATCGCATAATGGACACAGCGGCATGCTAAAATATGAATAAAAAGTAGTTACACATGTGATAACATACGATTCCCTAGTCTTGAAGTCCAACAAATATTCCATTCCAGAAAAGATGTGTACACAATAGATTATGTTCCTTACTTCAAGATTAATCTCCTAACTGACTAAACAGTCCAAAAATATTGTCTACATAAgagaccctgtgtttgacttacctctcctttgtttgtgaaagaagtgtgtgggggatgggcagtagcagcagagagcttcttctaagagcttttctttgactttgacaaggccccggactggatttttggacttcagactacttttttgtaaCTTGGTCCAAactgaattctgattggctgggacacatcCCCCGACTCTAggacacaccctccagactggatttttggacttcagactacttttttggaacttggtcCAAACTGAATTCTGATTACCTGGGACGGGCCCCTGGGCCATAGGCCACGGCCCCGTACTCTTTTTTTTGGGAAACCAGACAACTTTATCGGGAAAAAAGTATAACATTGTAGTATAACTATAACTCGGCCCCCGAAAAACATGGGAGAAAAGTTTTACCGCAGGCTCATACAAACTGGGCTCCTCTACCAAAATCCAGTGTCACCTGACTTTGGCTCCAAAAACcttggacttgatatctggaaccctggacttgatatctggaattcggaCTTGATATCCGGGtgtagacttgatttttggattcCAGATGTCTAGTCTGAGACTTGGTATCTGGATGGACTGGATATCCGGATATCAAGTCTAAAGTCCTAACCCGTCATtttgagtgatttccagagtcatttcacccacttgaaagtcagaaaagtcatttctgatgggatattgtgtttcagcatcccatataagccctgggagtggagaaaaattttttttttttggatgattttaggcccacggtgtcgagtaagggtattaggcctttgacccatccgtaggggctggcaacgaggccaattttttttttcaaaaatccgttaaatatggttaccctgagccccatgcatccttttttgtacacatacaactttcagcctgcaaaagggctcgctctgaagtagcCAAAtatcgggttagggaaatagacttcatttccagaacgaatcctaacctaactcattgcttagacttgcaggttggaatttcattttccctccaaaaatggtcaatttttttgggcctaggtttcgcgtcTTTGGGTTTTGGTAGAGGAGCCGGGTCTGTCCGGCCCTatggtaaaagttttctcgggtgtctttcatggaccgagttatgggcctttttccAAATAAAGTTGTCCAGTTTCccaaaaaaacaccttggggGCGTGGCTTAGGGTCCGAGGGCATGTCCCAGCAtgtcaaaattgagtttggaccaggttaggacattggacttcaattccggaattaggcctattgacagtatcctatacctggaacgaggcctaacctttcaaaaacattttaaaaaatcatgtctccaaaataggtagactccaaatgggctgaaacgtgctcctaacaccttcccccgggaagttttttggcaagtgggacttgggaaattttcactaccggccatccattgaaatgaatgggttagggtttgtttttgaataactctgaaactaaaggtcctacggcttcgcggacgcctcagccacgatcggggaccccaaattagggtgtgcgacgattttgaagccgcggggacattcaggtaatttttcacaaatatttttacacttttttttctgacctttgggcgtatctcgggacaggaaggtgctagagactcggttccaagtcaggcgcgctcagcgccctcgatttagggggagtagacttgattccgagtcaatagcaccttttcctgattttcttgtgaatattttcaactatttttatgacGCCTTTTGCCGAGTGCTTTTTGGGCCGCTGCTCTGGAcatgaaggtgctagagactcggctccaagtcaggcgcgctcagcgccctcgatttgggggggggggggggtagacttgattccaagtcaatagcaccttttcctgatttttttgtgaatattttcaactatttttatgaggcctttggccgagtgcgttttgggccgctgttccagacaggaaggtcgtacagacgtcagacaagtatcccccgtttcgtctcgcttagggctatctactgatacCACATTTGTTATGATTTGACcgcgttttaggtgcgagacggtagGCCACGCCCCTGCGGTTCGGCCCCCGAAAAACGTGGGAGGAAAGTTTCGCCACAGGTTCGTACAGCCCGGCCTACTGTACCAAAATCCagcggcgcgagaccctagcctgaAAAGGcggggccttccattgaaatgaatgggttagggtttgtttttgaataactctgaaactaaaggtcctacagcTTCGCAGAcgcctcagccacgatcggggaccccaaattagggtgtgcgacgattttgaagccgcggggacattcgggtaatttttcacaaatatttttacactttttttctgacctttgggtgtatctcgggacaggaaggtgctagagactcggttccaagtcaggcgcgctcagcgccctcgatttgggggggggggtagacttgattccgagtcaatagcaccttttcctgatttttttgtgaatattttcaactatttttatgaggcctttggccgagtgcgttttgggccgctgttccggacaggaaggtcgtacagacgtcagacaagtatcccccgtttcatctcgcttagggctatctactgataggggcgtgagaccctagcccgaaaaggcaggccgtgattggacaaaatcaaaattccaacaggtaatgtctaagcaatggaggcctCAACTGAAGTTCAATCTCCTAACCTATTTTTATTGTTTGTGAAAGAAGTGTGTGGGAGATGGGCAGTAGCAGCAGaaagcttcttctaagagctttttttttttactttgacaaGGCCccggactggatttttggacttcagactacttttttggaacttggttCAAACTGAATTCTGATTACCTGGGACGGGCCCCTGGGCCATAGGCCACGTCCCAGTACtcttttttttgggaaaccggacaACTTTATCGGGAAAAAAGCCTATAACTCGGCCCCCGAAAAACATGGGAGAAAAGTTTTACTGCAGGCTCGTACAAACCGGGCTCCTCTACCAAAAAACCTTGGACTTGATATCCGGAATTGGGACTTGATTTCTGGAATTACCTTTGACCCTAGATTTTGGTAGAGGAGCcgggtctgtacgaccctgtggtaaaAGTTTTCTCCGATGTCTTTCGGGGACCGAGTTATAGGCTTTTTCCCCGATAAAGGtgtccggtttcccaaaaaaaacactttgggggagtggcctggggtccgggggcatgtcccagcatatcagaattaagttttgagcaagttccaaaaaagtagtctcagatccggaaatcgagtctggggggtgtggcctagggtccaggggtgtgtcccagcctatcagaattaagttttgagcaagttccaaaaaagtggtCCCaaatccaaaaatcgagtctgggggcatGGCCTGAGGGTCCAGGGGTGggccccagccaatcagaattgagtttggggcaagttccaaaaaagtagtctggagccCAGAAAACATGTCTCTGGTGTTAGAGGGCCACCGACAGGCCAATATACCCCCGGCCTAGCCGACTATgctaagctatcccaattccacaaagCGGTTTGTGGAATTCCAAGTTACATAGGCTTAACAATGGTGGTAATCTGTTGTGATCGCTTGCAACGGATCGGTTCCAAGTCACCAGTCCCCGCAATAGGGtcggttccacaaatcaagtctattggcctaaccctaacccaaataatggcccggctctattggccagggattcacggcgatgtccgtaggtgatgtacggcgtgctgcaaatgccagtttgtaaatcccacggccattccaaaagcgcctttgcaccctctgccattaattgagaccccgttcgaaagaattgggatggatctcgtcgggccattagatcggtcaatacaaggatatcgctttgttttagttctggtggactatgcaaagtgatatccggaagcagtgcctcttcgcaatatctcagcacatagtattgcagaagcgctcttccgcgtcacctcccgagtcggaatccccaaagagattctgactgatcaaggcacaacgtttatgtcacgcacactgcgcgaactgtatgggttactgggaattaagcctatccgcaccagcgttcatcacccacaaacggatggcttcgtCGAACAGTTTAATCGTACCCTCAAAAAcgtaattagaaaatttgtaagggaagatgcacgcaactgggattaatggcttgagcccctgttatttgcagtgcgagaggtcccgcaagcctccacagggttcttccTGTTTGAATTATTctacgggcataagccgcgtggcattctggatgtgctatgggaaaactgggaggagggaccttcgaccagtaaaaacgaaattcaatacgttatcgacctgcacgccaaactccacaccctcacgcacctaacccaggagaatttgcggcaggcccaagaacatcaagtccgtctgtatgatGGGCAcacaccttagggaattcacacggggagataaagtactcgtgttgttgcccacgtcgagctccaaattgatcgccaggtggcaaggatcctttgaggtcacacggcgagtcggggacgtcgactatgaggtgaggcaaacagacaggggtggggaattacagatataccacctcaatctactaaaactttggaacaaggaggtccccgtggtgttggtgtcagtggttcccgagaaggcggagctggggccggaggttcaaaaaagaaaattgccatcacccaccgctccggtcccctgtggagaccacctctccccgactcaggtcacggaggtcacccagttgcaaatagaattttctgacgtgttctcaccgctgcccggccgcacccacctcacagaataccacattgagatgcccccaggagtagtagtgcgcagccacccttacagactgcccaaacacaaaaaaaggtggttcgggaaaaactcgaggccatgctcgaaatgggcatcgtcgaggagtcccacagcgactggagcagcccggtggtcttggttcccaaggccgacgggtccgtctggttctgtgtggactatagaaaagtcaacgcggtgtctaaatttgacgcgtacccaatgcctcgtattgatgagttgctcgatcgactaggcacggctcatttttattcgacactggatttgacaaagggatattggcagatccccttgactccgctatcatgagagaaaacagccttttccacactgtttggcttacaccagtttgtcacacttccttttgggctgtttggggcgcctgctacgttccagcggctcatggatagggtcctccgcccccacgccacctacgggaTTGAAAAGGAAACTCAGCCCTAGCATTCAAGGTTCTGAAAGATACAACaatgggccttatttatcaagctgggtatgaacagatttgtttgcaaatagtttctagtagcatttaTACAAGCAAATCTGTATTTTTTCATACGAATTTTAAATATGGTTGTcaagtttaaccctttggtgactgaccccttgaaaatggttcctccaggaacgatgacgtttcagttgtcaagacaacggaaaaactaaaatacaaaaacagaaagatacgtcacaatgctcttgtgcacaaaacaaaatgctcttgtattttagtttttccgttgtcttgacaactgaaatgtcatcgttcctggaggaaccattttcaaggggtcagtcaccaaagggttaaaacacattaatttcagttacacacaaatttaatgaaattaaattTTATGGGATTTTGTGAAACCCAGTGGATTCATATTAATGTAATTGATGAAAACAAGCCAACATCCAGAAATTAAGACATATAAGAATAGTCattcaatttaaaaataaatgtcaGCATATAAAAAAGGGACACACTGCAACGGTTCAGATGGCATTCAAGTAGGTCTGCAGCAATATAGGAATTTCCTTAATGCAGTGTTTGAAGAATGTGATAAAGCAAACCAAATATCCATGTGTTTAATTGTTCATTCACTGGATGCTACTTGTCCCTTAACATGCTGAAGTTCTTCAGTTGCAAGagtttaaagcatatacacagagccatggcctcactttcgtttataaacgccttgagacctcaagaatggcacaggaatagttttaagcgctaccaataaatctaatatagtaatttttacgattaaagtgattcatataggtagcggtttgagtgaatgaccttgacgtccgtaacatcacaacaggaagtctatcggtctcatcaccatttccactaaactaaaacacagctgacttcaactccgatcctccattttgagctaattcatCACCATgctacgtagatgtgtttttggccggtgcagcaacgtaacagaaggtggatttatgttgcattcatggcccaagaatgttcaaactgcaaagatttggacgcattttgcgagaacttcatggacacattgggcggctatgaagtggtctctcctttgctctgcacattttactgaagactcgtacgagacctctgatctgttgagaagcatTGGCGATAAGTCCgttttgaaagagggtgcagtcccaacaattaaagaaaaataaaacaagcaaaggatttatttttttaaaaagtgagttcagttgcaccagtcctcatgTAGCGTGaggtgagggttgttgctaaaacccgggatggaacaagacatatcgctcgggcagtgacctccccatggttgttgctaaaaccggtgacatcccgttccgtcccaggttttagtaatcgcctgagccgagcagtaatggcggaatactcaggaatggagaaagagtggcgcagtcgtcttatttctaaactggatattgctgccatctcgaccttatgtggaagaagtgaatgaacagagaattgaacgaacaactgaaaaagTCAGGTTGTTTCAAaacgatcggccttcaagaagtgagaacatagacgggtaagctctgactctcatttggataaaaaaaaacaacaaaaacaacacgttgtttacctgcatttagattaatacatgtaacttgtattgtgtgcttAATTTACAGGtacaagattatttaatttgctatagaatgtgattgtctcagttcatctgattatttaattagtcttttacattttatcagtgaaaatgcatgcatgtacatgtatgttgcataagttataacacctatcctgtttaatgagagtcaacccacaatgaatgaagtcaaatcagtcttagttgagcaagtcagtaatggtatttcttactttcaccataaatgtttatttatatgactttggtatatagctgtaaaaggcctcggccttaaaaccggttcctgctgtgacatcacgcgctcagggctggctggctcagcggggcagctcaaatgccaactgtgcggtcgattttaactctcaaaaatatatttttttattcccatttatgcagcacacaagagtcaaggatggagatattatccactcagaaatttatttaaaaataaaggttctgcatatctgctttaaggagttaaaaataaacataattaaaaagattATTTCTCCACAGCATGACTTGTGGAATTATTGAATTCCATAAAAATACTAAAAAAGTTCTTGCTTGTTAAATTTCTTGATAATATAACCATCATCACATATACTGctgaaataaagcaaatgtgttCCAATTGACTTGTACAATGGTTGATGGTTTTGACTGACATCTGCATTTGCCAATTAACAACTTTGCTTGGTTGAGACAcgctgcatgtgtgtgttcaactAACTTCTCTCCAGCCAGCTGGCTGTATTGCACTGAAGGTATTACAATGCGTGTCCCCCTCAtggtttctccctaatttagttaTGGCCAAATCCCACCCATCAGACTGCTCTCCAATATCacataacagctaccaaccagggacggCTATCACGTGCTTCCTCCGAGACAAGTAACATCAGTTGACTGCATCTTTTATGATGCAGCTTTTATTATCTTTCATGCAATGTCAGGGGGTGGCAaagcacactcagaggaaagcccAATCCATTCATGTCCTATTAATGTGCTGTAGaggaaaatataatttttagagaATTGGTCATTTTAGAGAGCAGTGATCTTTAGAAAGGTAAGCTTCAGAGACATTGTCTCTCATGTTGATATAAGATAATGTTTTTGTGACACATTATTCTATTCTGCAAGATTATCTGAAGCATGTGTATATGCAAGATAGCAGAAAATATGCCCCTGACTGTGAAAGGAGATAAAAAAGGGAACACCTGATGTGTCAGTCATGTTAAGCTGTATAAAGAGTGCGCATGATATCAAAAGGGCGCTTCTCTGGGTGAAATGCTTTGTGATTTTCATTGTGGAGAAGCCAGCTCTTGCAAGAGTATAATAAACTCATATTTCTGTCTGCTTTTTCATAACAGTCTCGAGGTGTTGAATTATTACGCTTTTCCACTGCAGTGCTCTCACATACCCATGACTGGCTAGTGTAATTGACCGAGCAGGGAAGAGAGAGCATGCCATCTCTCCCTCCCAGAGAGCCCAGACAATTCTGCTCTCTTAAGCGCCCAACCACAGATGACTGTGACATCATCAAGATTCAAAAGTGGCAATATCTGGATGACGGGGAGGATGATGGGGACAACACTTTCCTGCTGTGCCACTCGGGATCCACAGGGCATGCATTTTACACTACTTCTGGTGCATGATGAATAAAACTGCAACAGTATTTTGTGGTTTACTATACAGTCAGTTTCGCAATAAGATATGCAGTGGGCTGACTTCATGTCACAAAGGAAGCCAAtagacttcaccctctctggttggtcatTGTCACATGATAGAGAAGACCTACCTGGTTGGTGGAACAGGCCAAAATGAGTTCTCTGGGAGTGTGTTCTGGTTATTGTAGACTGCACTGTGCAACAGCtttcatcccagaaacactgTTTGGCTCAGAAATGTGTCACTAGATGATAcagaaaataacctctataacctcttaaacaaaagtaacaccttgctgGCTGGTTGTTCCTAtaggtgcaggactgagttctttggtgtactcctcttcataccacaccaagagctcatgtcctgggttaatgggtcgacagcaa of Neoarius graeffei isolate fNeoGra1 chromosome 22, fNeoGra1.pri, whole genome shotgun sequence contains these proteins:
- the LOC132870983 gene encoding uncharacterized protein LOC132870983 isoform X2; translated protein: MPCNKSMMWIEYRSTADCEVCKSFFLNKCEIHGPPLFIPDTLVPMGVPDRARQTLPPGLEIQKSSIPDAGLGVFNKGGTVPVGAHFGPYQGELVNGEEAGNSGDSLVVYRSMQCEQYIDAKREMDVNWMRYVNCARNEEEQNLVAFRYRGGILYRCCRPINPGHELLVWYEEEYTKELSPAPIGTTSQQGGVGAEDPIHEPLERSRRPKQPKRKCDKLVMPLCPLCDVDHKYLRQHLRKGHHVVNNDELDLLMLYASGRGVKGRLYCMECQIKCVRLDKHFLQSHKNWTAEQRKDMYNQGIQKKALDGLRALRLTFPVLPMVSQLDITEEDLREVPADPILPASPDAPAGPAASPDAPAGPAASPNAPTGPAASCDAPAGPAASRDAPAGPAATSSAAPAPAKGRSILSCPGCRAREEANRRLRHNNILLRGKIKLLMGKKEKKRVKFQKRREAATEDDSGEPGYEILLSKYKGRITTENATCKEQSNTQQRVQSVRQFLINSAVGGVPHADLLYLRDHSRIREAVRTWVASGLKPTTVKKKIIDTMDFLKWVGRAWPGGVRLSQRSIEGLKDELSRELRSLRGSVTSHVVSVRRNKSENVLPLAVHRNFIKKANKLLPQFFKKAVTTKKRPQIQRFLALLAGLIISETGHRITVLKNMRGTDVLEAREAGQCHVIYVKEHKTRRTFGDARVPVHANVYRMMKTWMKRREDLQGWEGPFFSSSAGGRAPLLLEDFKRTWLDLGFPAPPPTFNALRSSLATHAVKTAGEREAAQIAQLMCHDLETSKKFYKAHPPPKATAQVRSAILRTMMTGDEEDNDSEGEEDNDSQGEEPGEEQGEELGEEKGEESGEERAEEEDEDSDEEEEDEDSDASEEEGIQMTEETEDESEVEQVGGCKRKARAQIIGDSSEEEKEEERSRKRTRRALFTGGDPDEGTSKSSHWRSASRPRTPSRKQGTRSPSTPQGARSPSTPQGAHTPSRRLHMLKKKILATKRRLGVLISPLTPRRIGRWTGLRTPSKRRAQGFNLLPLRRKGLMTPSPKKIRPLLSPSLIESPPTQTSPPPRSSTLSVSSLICTKEMNPSQYSV
- the LOC132870983 gene encoding uncharacterized protein LOC132870983 isoform X5, which produces MGVPDRARQTLPPGLEIQKSSIPDAGLGVFNKGGTVPVGAHFGPYQGELVNGEEAGNSGDSLVVYRSMQCEQYIDAKREMDVNWMRYVNCARNEEEQNLVAFRYRGGILYRCCRPINPGHELLVWYEEEYTKELSPAPIGTTSQQGGVGAEDPIHEPLERSRRPKQPKRKCDKLVMPLCPLCDVDHKYLRQHLRKGHHVVNNDELDLLMLYASGRGVKGRLYCMECQIKCVRLDKHFLQSHKNWTAEQRKDMYNQGIQKKALDGLRALRLTFPVLPMVSQLDITEEDLREVPADPILPASPDAPAGPAASPDAPAGPAASPNAPTGPAASCDAPAGPAASRDAPAGPAATSSAAPAPAKGRSILSCPGCRAREEANRRLRHNNILLRGKIKLLMGKKEKKRVKFQKRREAATEDDSGEPGYEILLSKYKGRITTENATCKEQSNTQQRVQSVRQFLINSAVGGVPHADLLYLRDHSRIREAVRTWVASGLKPTTVKKKIIDTMDFLKWVGRAWPGGVRLSQRSIEGLKDELSRELRSLRGSVTSHVVSVRRNKSENVLPLAVHRNFIKKANKLLPQFFKKAVTTKKRPQIQRFLALLAGLIISETGHRITVLKNMRGTDVLEAREAGQCHVIYVKEHKTRRTFGDARVPVHANVYRMMKTWMKRREDLQGWEGPFFSSSAGGRAPLLLEDFKRTWLDLGFPAPPPTFNALRSSLATHAVKTAGEREAAQIAQLMCHDLETSKKFYKAHPPPKATAQVRSAILRTMMTGDEEDNDSEGEEDNDSQGEEPGEEQGEELGEEKGEESGEERAEEEDEDSDEEEEDEDSDASEEEGIQMTEETEDESEVEQVGGCKRKARAQIIGDSSEEEKEEERSRKRTRRALFTGGDPDEGTSKSSHWRSASRPRTPSRKQGTRSPSTPQGARSPSTPQGAHTPSRRLHMLKKKILATKRRLGVLISPLTPRRIGRWTGLRTPSKRRAQGFNLLPLRRKGLMTPSPKKIRPLLSPSLIESPPTQTSPPPRSSTLSVSSLICTKEMNPSQYSV